From the Acaryochloris thomasi RCC1774 genome, one window contains:
- a CDS encoding DUF4168 domain-containing protein: MSSIAHAQALLPKVGNYADAVLQMEPLRLNALTKVRSYMGQQTPKNVCRQSDLPNSVKTTCTDFYNRSADVIQRNGLSNWEFNQITEKVRTDTLYRQRLDQELQRRQ, from the coding sequence ATGAGTTCCATTGCCCATGCTCAGGCGTTGTTGCCCAAAGTGGGTAACTATGCTGATGCTGTTCTACAAATGGAGCCTCTGCGCCTTAATGCCCTGACCAAGGTGCGTTCTTATATGGGGCAGCAGACGCCCAAAAACGTTTGCCGCCAGAGTGATTTACCAAATTCAGTCAAAACTACCTGCACCGACTTTTATAACCGGTCGGCTGACGTTATTCAGCGTAACGGTCTGTCTAACTGGGAATTTAATCAAATTACCGAAAAGGTGCGGACAGATACCCTCTATCGTCAGCGTCTAGACCAAGAGCTGCAAAGACGTCAGTAA
- a CDS encoding DUF3038 domain-containing protein codes for MVSRWQNTTTPLEREVQPDTAQLDNIKTQLDLVLLALEALIGIGSEAVLQAAADLNLQDSVSDRVALWRLRQSNPMRRGTGGRKKLDIDEARALVLISCHLAQQHQEIIRKAVMLLEELAEQNRQPHQAALLGDYLDQFTNTYQERMDDNLSTDALSHLALKLLVDLLFYSSPQGSRRLWVALLDRANGNDG; via the coding sequence ATGGTCAGTCGTTGGCAAAACACAACTACACCGCTAGAGCGTGAGGTCCAGCCGGATACAGCTCAGTTAGACAACATAAAAACGCAGCTCGATTTGGTCCTCTTAGCCCTAGAGGCCCTGATCGGCATTGGCTCTGAGGCGGTCCTGCAGGCCGCAGCAGATTTAAATTTGCAGGACTCGGTCAGCGATCGCGTCGCTCTCTGGCGGCTGCGTCAGTCTAACCCGATGCGGCGCGGAACCGGCGGACGCAAGAAGCTCGATATCGATGAGGCGCGAGCTTTAGTGCTCATTAGCTGCCATCTCGCACAGCAACATCAAGAGATAATTCGCAAAGCCGTCATGCTTTTGGAGGAGCTGGCTGAGCAAAATCGTCAGCCTCATCAAGCGGCGCTGCTAGGTGATTATCTTGATCAGTTCACCAACACCTATCAAGAGCGGATGGATGACAATCTTTCAACAGATGCCCTCAGTCATCTGGCTCTGAAGCTACTGGTTGACTTACTCTTCTACAGCAGTCCTCAAGGCTCTCGACGACTATGGGTAGCACTTCTCGACCGAGCGAATGGTAACGATGGGTAA